The proteins below are encoded in one region of Sphingobacterium sp. R2:
- a CDS encoding endonuclease/exonuclease/phosphatase family protein codes for MKKKIKIVLLCLLLLQAVVGLQGCRKTYSPGDWNLLPAKEPEQPPEPDDTATKSLKVMSLNMNVGTTVANFDAMLDLIKEYDPDLLFLRQVDSATTRAGKVDRPAAIGKALGMVSYFRKNIDYQTGGFGNAVLSKFPVKEKYSQLLSREEGSTAELRSMVMVKVEVQEGHALYFAGTELDPSVANNRALQVVDLLNATEKLMQPVILVGNLNEQESANGPVLSYLKGSFTFACLGTGCPWNAPKDKPTGVFDYITFKNTDDKLQLSKYGPFSKSANNFLPMTAEFKLKLPK; via the coding sequence ATGAAAAAGAAAATAAAGATCGTTTTGTTGTGCCTGCTCCTGCTGCAGGCTGTTGTGGGCTTGCAGGGATGCCGCAAGACCTATAGTCCAGGTGATTGGAATTTGCTGCCGGCGAAAGAGCCGGAGCAGCCCCCGGAGCCCGATGATACAGCTACCAAAAGTTTGAAAGTGATGTCGCTCAATATGAATGTGGGTACAACCGTTGCGAACTTTGATGCTATGTTGGATCTGATTAAAGAATATGATCCTGACCTATTGTTTTTGCGGCAGGTGGATAGTGCGACGACCCGGGCGGGGAAGGTAGATCGTCCGGCTGCCATCGGGAAAGCATTGGGTATGGTATCCTATTTCAGGAAAAATATAGATTACCAGACGGGGGGATTTGGGAATGCCGTGTTGTCCAAATTTCCGGTGAAGGAGAAATATAGCCAATTGTTGAGTCGTGAGGAGGGGAGTACGGCCGAGCTTCGGAGTATGGTGATGGTTAAAGTGGAGGTGCAGGAAGGGCATGCACTGTATTTTGCGGGCACTGAGCTGGATCCATCGGTTGCCAATAACCGGGCGCTTCAAGTCGTTGACTTGCTCAATGCGACGGAGAAATTGATGCAACCCGTGATTTTGGTCGGTAATCTCAATGAACAGGAGTCGGCCAATGGTCCTGTACTATCTTATCTTAAGGGCAGCTTTACCTTTGCGTGTTTAGGTACTGGATGTCCCTGGAATGCACCAAAAGATAAACCCACAGGTGTATTTGACTATATCACCTTTAAGAATACGGACGATAAGCTCCAACTCAGTAAATATGGCCCTTTTTCTAAATCGGCCAATAACTTTCTGCCGATGACTGCAGAGTTCAAATTAAAACTTCCTAAATAA
- a CDS encoding SusC/RagA family TonB-linked outer membrane protein, which translates to MKIGSLAITGVLLSVSALAFPQRITLKMKNVPLKHFLQSVQKQTDIALLYPENLLADKRINVDLYKEELVPALRQVLRKFNLTIAQGAGQITVIPDLTARSQQFNRPVVFQEKVTVKGRIFNTAEPPVPLSGVTVAEKGGIATSVSDDEGYYSITIAKGSRLSFSAVGFLTKEVLVNKTEANLTVSLKENVSDLDEVVVVGMTEMQRKHIASSVASLDIKSNIEGKPITNLSQSLQGGVTGLTVQQGSGLPGGDAASIKIRGISTLNNSDPLVLVDGVPMDMNHIDPVTVESVTILKDAAAAAIYGARAANGVILVTTKRGKAGQINVLYDGYYGQQSPTILPEFVDAPTYMRMYNYAQVASGGQILYTDEQISKTESGEDPINYPNTNWTDIVIDDYSPLTSHSLAVSGGNDVARFAVTGNYMYQKGMLPLNKMDRFNIRANTSVSLSKRFLINLDVLGIRRNTLYPNRTIDNGGSRILDDLYRLPPTVLPKYPQEEGWPTIYGRYADIVNPLAYEEVGGTIGYQYDQATINLQPKWSITDNLNLRGQFSYRLNSDVYKQNRDNFYFFDYYTKQLVQTWAVQRNAYSETRNTYYYLSGALDYNKTFKKHNLFAMGGFSVEKFNEGYWKESSLVSSYAKANYSYDNRYLAELSFRADGSSKFGPGKKYGYFPSIALGWNLHNEAFFHVDAISNLKLRASYGQLGNENIGLYLYQNLINATNGTESVWGNPNITWEKVNILDVGLDLSVFKNKLSLTFDYYDKKTKDVLLKPTVAPSGAIGSAPLNAGKVSNTGMELSLNYNDKLGDDFSFSIRPGISYNKNKITELLGGPYYSGISTNEVGYAIKSHYGYVTDGILQYADFAADKKTALVPALAGEGPGDIKYVDLNGDGMIDESDQKVIGDPTPRINYFSNVSFSYKNFDFEFLLQGAGNHDYSANLGGKSAGYLWHPLNLSASGGIPTTYRAANTWRENNQDAIYPRLLANPANNVLRSDFWLFNAKYLRVKFIQAGYRLNSAYLNKYGIKNARFYINTQNPFLFTKLKMADPESQGGSWTYGMMRIFSVGLTANF; encoded by the coding sequence ATGAAGATAGGATCCCTTGCCATTACAGGAGTTTTACTTTCTGTCAGTGCACTCGCGTTTCCCCAGCGAATAACGCTCAAAATGAAAAACGTACCCTTGAAGCATTTTCTGCAATCTGTTCAAAAACAGACTGATATTGCGCTGCTTTACCCTGAAAATTTGTTAGCCGACAAACGGATAAACGTCGATCTTTACAAGGAGGAGCTGGTGCCAGCTTTACGGCAGGTACTCCGGAAATTTAATCTGACGATTGCACAGGGGGCTGGGCAAATCACTGTCATACCCGACCTGACTGCCCGCAGTCAGCAATTTAACAGACCGGTTGTTTTCCAGGAAAAAGTAACTGTCAAAGGACGCATTTTTAATACGGCTGAACCCCCTGTTCCTCTTTCGGGTGTTACGGTAGCTGAAAAAGGCGGGATAGCCACGTCGGTTTCGGACGATGAAGGTTATTATTCGATCACGATAGCTAAAGGGAGCAGGTTGTCGTTTTCGGCAGTTGGTTTCTTGACCAAAGAGGTGCTGGTGAATAAGACCGAAGCGAACCTTACGGTATCGCTTAAGGAAAATGTCTCGGATCTGGATGAGGTGGTGGTCGTGGGGATGACGGAAATGCAGCGAAAACATATAGCCAGTTCTGTCGCCTCATTGGATATTAAATCCAATATCGAAGGAAAACCTATTACCAATCTTTCGCAGTCGCTGCAGGGCGGTGTTACGGGACTTACCGTTCAGCAAGGCTCAGGCCTGCCGGGTGGTGACGCGGCCAGTATTAAAATACGGGGTATTTCGACGTTAAATAATTCGGATCCGCTGGTGCTTGTCGACGGCGTACCTATGGATATGAATCATATCGATCCGGTAACGGTGGAGAGTGTAACCATATTAAAAGATGCGGCTGCAGCAGCTATATATGGTGCCAGGGCGGCGAACGGCGTTATTTTGGTGACTACAAAACGCGGGAAAGCGGGGCAGATCAATGTGCTCTATGATGGTTATTACGGACAGCAATCTCCGACAATCCTCCCTGAATTTGTGGATGCGCCTACTTACATGCGTATGTATAACTATGCGCAGGTGGCCTCCGGAGGGCAAATATTGTATACGGATGAGCAGATTAGCAAAACCGAATCTGGGGAAGATCCTATCAATTATCCGAATACCAACTGGACGGATATTGTTATCGATGATTATAGTCCGCTAACCTCCCATTCTTTAGCTGTGAGCGGTGGAAATGATGTTGCGCGATTTGCGGTAACGGGCAATTACATGTACCAGAAAGGGATGTTGCCGCTCAACAAGATGGATCGCTTTAATATCCGTGCAAATACCTCCGTATCGCTTTCGAAGCGGTTTTTGATTAATCTGGATGTTTTGGGTATCAGACGGAATACCTTGTACCCAAACCGAACCATCGATAATGGGGGGAGCAGAATCTTGGACGACCTTTATCGGCTGCCGCCTACGGTACTACCCAAATATCCTCAAGAGGAGGGATGGCCAACCATTTATGGTCGGTATGCGGACATCGTCAATCCATTGGCTTATGAAGAGGTCGGGGGTACCATTGGATATCAATATGATCAGGCAACAATCAATCTACAGCCGAAATGGTCGATTACTGATAATTTAAACTTGCGGGGGCAGTTTAGCTATAGACTCAATAGTGATGTTTATAAGCAAAACCGGGATAATTTTTATTTCTTCGATTATTATACCAAACAGCTGGTACAGACATGGGCCGTGCAGCGGAATGCATATTCGGAGACCAGAAACACCTATTATTATTTGAGCGGCGCGTTGGATTACAACAAGACTTTCAAAAAGCATAATCTCTTTGCCATGGGTGGATTTTCTGTTGAGAAATTTAATGAGGGGTATTGGAAAGAATCGTCGTTGGTGTCGAGCTATGCGAAAGCAAATTATTCGTATGACAACCGCTATCTTGCCGAGCTATCCTTTCGTGCTGATGGTTCTTCCAAATTTGGCCCTGGAAAGAAATATGGTTATTTCCCGTCCATCGCATTGGGGTGGAACCTCCATAATGAAGCATTTTTTCATGTGGATGCGATCAGTAATCTGAAGCTGAGGGCCTCGTATGGGCAGCTGGGTAATGAGAATATCGGTTTATATCTGTACCAAAATCTTATCAATGCGACCAATGGAACAGAGTCTGTATGGGGTAATCCAAACATTACCTGGGAAAAGGTGAATATCCTGGATGTGGGCTTGGATCTGTCGGTTTTCAAGAATAAGCTTTCTTTAACCTTTGATTATTACGACAAAAAAACGAAGGATGTGCTTCTGAAACCTACTGTGGCACCCTCCGGCGCTATTGGTTCGGCTCCTTTGAATGCCGGTAAGGTGAGCAATACCGGAATGGAACTGTCGCTGAATTATAACGATAAGCTCGGCGATGACTTTAGTTTTTCGATAAGACCGGGCATCTCTTACAATAAGAATAAGATTACTGAACTATTGGGTGGTCCGTACTATTCGGGTATCTCGACGAATGAGGTGGGGTATGCTATAAAGAGTCATTATGGTTATGTAACGGATGGTATTTTGCAATATGCTGATTTTGCTGCTGATAAAAAAACAGCATTGGTTCCGGCGCTCGCGGGCGAAGGCCCGGGCGATATCAAGTATGTTGACCTTAATGGCGACGGTATGATTGACGAGAGCGACCAAAAAGTGATCGGTGACCCTACGCCGAGGATCAATTATTTTAGTAATGTAAGTTTCAGTTACAAGAACTTCGATTTTGAGTTTTTGTTGCAGGGGGCAGGTAACCACGATTATTCGGCGAATCTCGGGGGTAAATCTGCCGGTTACTTATGGCATCCGCTGAATTTGAGTGCCTCGGGTGGTATCCCGACAACCTATCGGGCGGCGAATACCTGGCGCGAAAATAACCAGGATGCCATCTATCCTCGTTTGCTGGCGAATCCGGCAAATAACGTGCTACGCAGTGACTTTTGGTTGTTTAATGCGAAGTACCTCCGTGTCAAATTTATTCAGGCTGGCTACCGATTGAATAGCGCCTACCTCAATAAATATGGAATTAAAAATGCGCGCTTTTACATCAATACGCAAAATCCTTTTCTCTTTACCAAATTGAAAATGGCTGATCCGGAGTCGCAAGGGGGATCGTGGACCTATGGTATGATGCGTATATTTTCTGTTGGGTTAACGGCTAATTTCTGA
- a CDS encoding RNA polymerase sigma factor codes for MDITAENKLLISLSHGDEQAFFALYDQYSHALFSTIFRMVKDRQVSEEIVQDVFLKVWQKRSTIDPTRSFKSWIFTIAKNDVISWYRKLAKEAAMQENLYQHFEQLYLMEKEVDIEEKQSALLEKALNTLSERRREIFVLCKIEQKSYEEVAKQLHISVSTVSNAMVKSNQHIRQFVQDHYDEILAILVAFYFF; via the coding sequence ATGGATATTACTGCAGAAAATAAGCTATTGATATCGCTTTCCCATGGCGACGAACAAGCTTTTTTTGCCTTATATGATCAGTATAGCCATGCCCTATTTTCCACTATTTTTCGAATGGTCAAAGATCGGCAGGTAAGTGAAGAGATCGTGCAGGATGTATTCCTCAAAGTCTGGCAAAAAAGATCGACCATTGACCCCACGCGAAGTTTTAAATCCTGGATTTTTACAATCGCTAAAAATGATGTGATCTCCTGGTATAGAAAATTAGCGAAAGAAGCCGCAATGCAGGAAAATTTATACCAGCATTTCGAGCAGCTCTACCTGATGGAAAAAGAAGTTGATATCGAAGAAAAACAGTCCGCATTATTAGAAAAAGCGCTCAACACCCTAAGTGAGCGTAGAAGAGAAATATTTGTGCTGTGCAAAATAGAGCAGAAAAGCTACGAAGAGGTTGCAAAGCAATTGCATATTTCTGTATCCACCGTGAGTAATGCTATGGTCAAATCCAACCAACATATCCGCCAATTTGTGCAAGACCATTATGACGAGATTTTAGCAATTCTTGTCGCATTCTATTTTTTTTAA
- a CDS encoding RagB/SusD family nutrient uptake outer membrane protein has translation MNTIKTKIKLLSLLVVVLSTSSCEKFLTIDSPDGVSDEQWWNTETDGYNALGTVYAGIPGGSSGRNIMYYAGLTDEAVQRGDFKGDYDGFTRGLASSRWGVSNSLWADDYTCIRRANRFLENIDGAYIDAELKERMKLEARALRAYYHMELMLVFGDIPLLTQSLTPTENQSFRTAQKEVYDFIVAELKDCAAKLPASYVNADRWRMTSGVCLSLLSRLGLYYKDFELAKASAKQVIDSKVYKLWISTTNKNDSYSELFSYAGELNDERIFFKENGCANAWTSFAPFGIGGETYLSPTNTVVNNFETKQGKTIQELGRDSVLIYQRNPNYKNNRDPRLAASVFSPNDKFQNQYTLDPFYNPTDKIGETKSTATGYWIKKYIDARDRQAKSGSLDFMIIRYAEILLNYAEAMIETGQWSNAETLAAINEVRARAAMPAVNSGIYGTQAKMRELIRRERQAELAFEGGRYFDIRRWGIDEAVMNGEVFGATNPKTGELVRVQSRTYKRNREGLWPIPEAEIIANRNMVQNPNY, from the coding sequence ATGAATACAATAAAAACTAAGATAAAATTACTGAGCCTACTTGTGGTGGTCCTGTCAACTAGCTCATGTGAAAAATTCCTGACGATCGACAGTCCGGACGGTGTATCGGACGAGCAGTGGTGGAATACAGAAACAGATGGGTATAATGCCTTGGGAACTGTTTATGCGGGAATACCGGGGGGCAGTTCTGGGCGGAACATCATGTATTATGCTGGACTTACGGACGAAGCCGTACAGCGCGGTGACTTTAAAGGTGATTACGACGGTTTCACGCGCGGTCTGGCCTCTAGCCGCTGGGGGGTGTCGAATAGCTTATGGGCAGATGATTATACGTGTATCCGTCGGGCCAACAGGTTTTTGGAAAACATAGACGGGGCTTATATTGATGCCGAACTGAAAGAAAGGATGAAGCTGGAGGCTAGGGCATTGAGAGCGTATTATCACATGGAATTGATGTTGGTGTTTGGTGATATCCCCTTATTGACCCAGTCTTTGACGCCGACGGAAAATCAATCTTTTCGAACCGCTCAAAAAGAGGTATATGATTTTATTGTAGCCGAATTGAAGGACTGTGCTGCCAAGCTGCCGGCAAGTTATGTAAATGCTGATCGGTGGCGGATGACAAGCGGTGTTTGTCTGTCGCTGCTGTCGCGACTGGGATTGTACTATAAAGATTTTGAACTTGCGAAGGCTTCGGCAAAGCAGGTGATCGACTCCAAAGTATATAAACTCTGGATCAGTACGACAAATAAAAATGACAGTTATTCGGAGCTCTTTAGCTACGCGGGTGAACTGAATGATGAACGGATATTTTTTAAAGAAAATGGCTGCGCGAATGCCTGGACATCTTTTGCTCCTTTTGGTATCGGGGGCGAAACTTATCTGTCGCCCACGAATACGGTAGTCAATAATTTTGAAACCAAACAGGGCAAGACCATCCAGGAGCTTGGACGTGACTCGGTGCTGATCTATCAGCGTAATCCAAATTATAAAAACAACAGGGATCCACGGTTGGCAGCGTCGGTTTTTTCACCGAACGATAAATTTCAGAACCAATATACCCTTGATCCTTTTTATAATCCGACAGATAAAATCGGTGAAACGAAGTCTACTGCCACAGGGTATTGGATAAAGAAATATATTGATGCCAGAGATCGTCAGGCTAAGAGCGGAAGTCTGGATTTTATGATCATACGCTATGCTGAAATATTGCTCAACTATGCGGAGGCAATGATAGAGACGGGGCAGTGGAGCAATGCTGAAACGCTTGCTGCGATCAATGAAGTGCGGGCAAGGGCAGCGATGCCTGCGGTTAACAGTGGGATATACGGCACGCAGGCAAAAATGCGCGAGCTCATCCGTCGGGAGCGGCAGGCGGAACTTGCTTTTGAAGGAGGCCGTTATTTCGATATCCGCCGTTGGGGGATCGATGAAGCTGTAATGAACGGTGAGGTCTTTGGGGCCACAAACCCTAAAACAGGAGAACTTGTGCGGGTACAGAGCCGGACGTACAAAAGAAATCGCGAGGGCCTGTGGCCTATTCCAGAGGCTGAGATCATTGCAAATCGCAATATGGTGCAAAATCCAAATTATTAA
- a CDS encoding RNA polymerase sigma factor → MSWIGFIQGNRSSFEEIYDTYIDDLYSYGKQYHYDKDTVLDCIHDLFVHLFDNPKIAKHVQVKYYLFAALRRKLLRLKVKTVAVDSLSEDMYWTNSHELDLINDEVEAGVVKVIKEKVDALPKRQREVLFLRYYLDFSYDEIAQMMGVNVETCRTLTFRAIKQLKVELKPVELFTIFYFFFNRF, encoded by the coding sequence ATGTCTTGGATTGGATTTATACAGGGTAATCGAAGTTCATTTGAGGAAATCTACGATACTTATATCGACGATTTGTACAGCTATGGTAAGCAGTATCATTATGATAAGGATACCGTGTTGGATTGTATCCACGACCTTTTTGTGCACTTATTTGATAATCCAAAAATAGCGAAGCACGTTCAGGTGAAATATTATCTTTTCGCTGCTTTGCGGCGGAAGCTGCTGCGGTTGAAGGTGAAGACTGTGGCTGTCGACTCGCTTTCGGAAGACATGTATTGGACGAATAGCCACGAACTTGATCTCATCAACGATGAGGTGGAAGCCGGTGTCGTGAAAGTAATCAAAGAAAAGGTAGATGCATTGCCGAAGCGGCAGCGGGAAGTACTTTTTTTGCGCTATTACCTCGATTTTTCCTACGACGAGATTGCGCAGATGATGGGGGTAAATGTGGAGACCTGCAGGACATTGACCTTTCGGGCAATCAAGCAATTAAAAGTGGAATTGAAGCCCGTTGAACTTTTTACTATTTTTTATTTTTTTTTTAATAGATTTTAG
- a CDS encoding endonuclease/exonuclease/phosphatase family protein yields the protein MKKIILGAMALLNLMSCSGDEKLDLTPPAKKKLVTMTYNIHHGAPENSEVVNLANIAAVIKSSGAEVVALQEVDVNVARSGKVNQAAELAKLLGMEYHFSKSIDYNGGEYGVAILSKYPMTNKRRELLPMPTSGEQRSIAVATVTLPDGKTIEFASTHLDLNVPNRTAQAEFLNQLSTSLNKALFVGGDYNAIPSSSEMVKLKERFTFSCMSSCPLSFPVKTPTKAIDFVLFNAQAASSYTLVSSVALTGQYASDHLPVSVVFQYD from the coding sequence ATGAAAAAAATAATTCTTGGGGCGATGGCCCTATTAAATTTAATGAGCTGCAGTGGGGATGAGAAATTAGATCTTACGCCTCCTGCAAAGAAGAAGTTGGTCACCATGACGTACAATATTCACCATGGGGCACCTGAAAATTCGGAGGTAGTCAATCTGGCTAATATTGCTGCGGTGATAAAAAGCAGTGGAGCGGAAGTTGTTGCACTTCAGGAAGTGGATGTCAATGTGGCACGTTCGGGTAAAGTGAATCAGGCTGCGGAGCTGGCAAAGCTACTGGGAATGGAATATCATTTTTCGAAGTCCATTGATTATAATGGTGGTGAATATGGTGTGGCTATTTTAAGTAAGTATCCGATGACCAACAAGCGGCGGGAGTTGCTGCCCATGCCGACATCGGGCGAACAACGCAGTATTGCTGTGGCCACGGTGACTCTGCCCGATGGCAAAACCATTGAGTTTGCATCGACGCATCTGGATCTGAATGTGCCTAACAGGACCGCACAGGCTGAATTTTTGAACCAGCTGAGCACTTCGTTAAACAAGGCGCTTTTTGTAGGGGGAGACTATAATGCAATACCGTCGAGCAGCGAAATGGTCAAACTCAAAGAGCGGTTTACTTTTTCTTGTATGAGCAGCTGTCCGCTTTCATTCCCGGTTAAGACACCGACGAAAGCCATTGATTTTGTTTTATTTAATGCTCAGGCCGCCAGTAGCTATACCTTGGTTTCATCCGTTGCGCTGACCGGTCAATATGCATCAGATCATTTGCCTGTATCGGTTGTATTTCAATACGATTAA
- a CDS encoding FecR family protein, whose protein sequence is MAKKIENIYKNYLDGSINRVDLDRLLHYFEHASDEELEQLTSLASIDIDQHQIDQPFAPHIARIKERLEDRLNQSDGLNQPNKQPLRLSYKQQWWAAASILLVAGLATWFYLAQRVAPSDIAAPSAPTLYVKDKSGKEIAILPKTDSAWQIGEIAFSRIDSQTVKVTATGKTPSLQTIYTPNSDFRIILEDGTKITMNAASTLTFQVPFDAAKREVSLEGEGYFDVAHQAQRPFTVHAGAANVEVLGTVFNVRNYASDGQVTTSLLSGRIALSKSGTAQRIVLHPGETAITDHNGIHQEQVALKQATAWTAGYFDYRDQSLRVILADLSRWYAVEVDTLPLPNDRSIYMKVRKNIPLQEMLSLLNEASGLHFQLNNKKISLKNTSKN, encoded by the coding sequence ATGGCAAAAAAAATAGAAAATATTTACAAGAACTATTTAGATGGAAGTATCAATCGTGTCGACCTCGATAGACTGCTCCACTATTTTGAACATGCCAGCGACGAAGAGCTCGAACAGCTCACTTCTTTGGCCTCGATCGATATTGACCAACATCAAATCGATCAACCTTTTGCGCCCCATATTGCCCGTATCAAAGAAAGATTAGAAGATAGGCTAAACCAATCAGATGGATTAAACCAACCGAACAAACAACCGCTTCGTTTAAGCTACAAACAGCAGTGGTGGGCAGCCGCTTCCATTCTCCTGGTCGCCGGATTGGCCACCTGGTTTTACCTCGCACAGCGCGTGGCACCTTCCGATATTGCGGCACCATCAGCACCCACCTTATATGTGAAAGATAAGTCTGGCAAAGAAATCGCCATTTTACCAAAAACAGATTCGGCATGGCAGATCGGCGAAATTGCATTTTCCCGCATCGACAGTCAAACGGTAAAAGTCACCGCAACGGGAAAAACCCCAAGTCTGCAAACCATCTACACCCCCAATTCCGACTTTAGGATTATTCTGGAAGATGGAACCAAGATTACGATGAATGCGGCATCTACCCTCACCTTTCAGGTTCCTTTTGATGCTGCCAAAAGAGAAGTTTCCCTAGAAGGAGAAGGGTATTTCGATGTAGCTCACCAAGCACAAAGACCATTTACCGTTCATGCCGGAGCCGCAAACGTCGAAGTGCTGGGCACCGTTTTCAACGTACGAAATTATGCGAGCGACGGACAGGTCACCACATCCCTGCTGTCCGGACGGATCGCTCTGAGCAAATCCGGAACCGCTCAGCGCATTGTGCTGCATCCGGGCGAAACAGCCATCACCGACCACAATGGAATACATCAGGAGCAGGTAGCGCTAAAGCAAGCTACCGCTTGGACCGCAGGCTACTTTGACTACCGCGATCAGTCGCTCCGTGTCATCCTAGCTGATTTGTCCAGATGGTATGCTGTCGAAGTCGATACCCTCCCGCTACCTAACGACCGGTCGATTTATATGAAAGTCCGAAAAAATATACCATTACAGGAAATGCTAAGTCTCTTAAATGAAGCAAGCGGCCTCCATTTCCAATTGAACAATAAAAAAATCAGCTTAAAAAATACGTCTAAAAACTAA
- a CDS encoding helix-turn-helix domain-containing protein, which translates to MKTLGKKIRLLRQQKGWTQQDVAKKLDVSIPAFSKMETGITDLNLSRLNQIAKLFNLTLLQLVSNSDTDDVKDYTNEISILNKQLQQKDDQIIQLRKKIIELYEQIEKDNPRL; encoded by the coding sequence ATGAAAACACTAGGCAAAAAGATCAGATTACTCAGGCAACAAAAAGGTTGGACGCAACAAGATGTAGCAAAGAAATTGGACGTTTCAATTCCTGCATTTTCAAAAATGGAAACAGGGATTACAGATCTTAACCTCTCTCGGTTAAATCAAATCGCCAAGTTATTTAATTTGACATTGTTGCAGCTGGTATCCAATTCAGATACAGACGACGTTAAAGATTACACCAACGAAATAAGCATCCTGAACAAACAGCTACAACAAAAGGACGATCAAATTATCCAGCTCCGCAAAAAAATCATTGAGCTCTACGAGCAAATAGAAAAAGATAATCCAAGGCTATAA
- a CDS encoding FecR domain-containing protein: MKTKKEKFKHIFNLTPEQGLSKEDKAKLFERIVRSTAKKRTRRLLFYVGPLAAVACLLVCFKLFFPRDAAMEPKLDIERIASISQTLNTHQDSLQLIAVDLHTESHAISFLNVKGSSDILDLMGPAPKAATPQYHTLFVPYGKRQEFTLPDHSKVWLNAGSYLTYNPDMLGKPREVYLNGEGYFDVAHTGTTFIVRTKNASVKVLGTSFNLSSYEEDKKMAIELITGKVELSSPHFKDITMVPGQLITYDLQRQKVIVDNKAEGNEILWTKKQLVLDRLSTKDLIKKLERIYNVQIHADPSVLENATVYSGRINLDVDILTSLSTIYALRNYRITQVEKEVWIKNN; encoded by the coding sequence GTGAAAACCAAGAAAGAAAAATTTAAGCACATATTCAACCTCACGCCAGAGCAGGGCCTGTCGAAAGAAGATAAGGCAAAGCTCTTTGAGCGGATTGTCCGCAGTACAGCCAAAAAACGTACGCGTAGGTTGCTTTTCTATGTTGGACCGCTCGCAGCTGTGGCCTGCCTGTTAGTCTGCTTCAAGCTGTTCTTTCCAAGGGATGCAGCAATGGAGCCGAAGCTTGATATCGAAAGGATAGCATCCATCAGCCAAACGTTGAATACACACCAAGATAGCCTCCAGCTTATTGCTGTTGATCTGCATACCGAAAGCCATGCGATTTCATTTTTGAACGTAAAGGGTTCATCTGACATACTCGATTTGATGGGGCCTGCGCCTAAAGCTGCTACACCTCAATACCATACCCTATTTGTTCCCTATGGAAAAAGACAGGAGTTTACATTGCCAGACCATTCCAAGGTATGGCTCAATGCAGGTTCATACCTGACCTACAATCCGGATATGCTGGGCAAACCCCGCGAAGTATACCTCAATGGCGAAGGGTATTTTGATGTCGCTCATACGGGTACAACTTTTATTGTTAGAACAAAAAACGCGTCTGTAAAAGTATTGGGTACCAGCTTTAATCTATCGTCTTATGAAGAGGATAAAAAAATGGCTATTGAATTGATTACGGGCAAGGTCGAACTGAGCAGTCCGCATTTCAAAGACATCACCATGGTGCCAGGTCAATTGATTACTTATGATCTGCAACGGCAGAAAGTCATCGTGGATAATAAAGCGGAAGGGAATGAAATCTTATGGACTAAAAAACAGCTTGTACTGGACCGTCTGTCTACGAAAGATCTGATCAAAAAATTGGAACGCATTTATAATGTGCAGATTCATGCTGACCCATCCGTGCTGGAAAATGCAACGGTCTATTCTGGCAGGATCAATCTGGATGTTGATATACTGACTTCTTTAAGTACGATATATGCGCTGAGAAACTATAGGATAACACAAGTAGAAAAGGAGGTGTGGATAAAGAACAATTGA